The following are from one region of the Erwinia billingiae Eb661 genome:
- the folP gene encoding dihydropteroate synthase: MKLYARDTILDLSHPHVMGILNVTPDSFSDGGKHNDLVQALTHANEMINAGATIIDIGGESTRPGASEVSVEQELERVIPVVEAISQRFEVWISVDTSKPEVIRESANAGAHIINDIRSLQEPGALEAAAATGLPICLMHMQGDPATMQQSPKYKQLLQDVDAFFVQHIARCEAAGIKKEQLILDPGFGFGKNLSHNYQLLAHLADFHRFGLPLLVGMSRKSMIGQLLNVGPSQRLTGSLACAVIAAMQGAHILRVHDVKETVEAMRVVEATLSAKEE, from the coding sequence ATGAAGCTTTACGCCAGAGACACCATCCTCGATCTTTCCCATCCTCATGTGATGGGGATCCTGAATGTGACCCCGGATTCTTTCTCTGATGGCGGCAAGCATAACGATTTGGTTCAGGCGCTGACCCATGCCAACGAAATGATCAATGCCGGTGCCACCATCATTGATATCGGCGGCGAATCCACGCGTCCTGGCGCATCGGAAGTCAGTGTAGAGCAGGAGCTGGAACGGGTTATTCCGGTGGTTGAGGCTATTTCTCAACGTTTTGAAGTGTGGATTTCGGTCGATACATCAAAACCAGAGGTGATCCGGGAATCGGCAAATGCGGGTGCGCACATCATCAATGATATCCGTTCACTGCAGGAGCCCGGTGCTTTGGAAGCGGCGGCGGCAACGGGCCTGCCGATTTGTCTGATGCATATGCAGGGCGATCCGGCCACCATGCAACAATCGCCGAAGTACAAACAGCTGCTGCAGGATGTGGACGCCTTTTTTGTGCAGCACATCGCCAGATGCGAAGCCGCCGGGATCAAAAAAGAGCAGTTGATCCTCGACCCGGGATTCGGTTTCGGTAAGAATCTGTCCCACAATTATCAGTTGCTGGCCCATCTGGCTGATTTTCACCGGTTCGGCCTGCCACTGCTGGTCGGCATGTCCCGTAAAAGTATGATTGGGCAACTGCTGAATGTTGGCCCGTCGCAGCGGCTGACAGGCAGTCTGGCCTGCGCGGTAATCGCCGCGATGCAAGGCGCGCACATCCTGCGCGTTCATGATGTTAAAGAAACCGTCGAAGCGATGCGCGTCGTCGAAGCAACACTGTCAGCGAAGGAAGAGTAA
- the ftsH gene encoding ATP-dependent zinc metalloprotease FtsH: MAKNLILWLVIAVVLMSVFQSFGPSESNGRRVDYSTFLSEVNQDQVREARINGREINVVKKDSNKYTTYIPVNDPKLLDNLLTKNVKVVGEPPEEPSLLASIFISWFPMLLLIGVWIFFMRQMQGGGGKGAMSFGKSKARMLTEDQIKTTFADVAGCDEAKDEVAELVEYLREPSRFQKLGGKIPKGVLMVGPPGTGKTLLAKAIAGEAKVPFFTISGSDFVEMFVGVGASRVRDMFEQAKKAAPCIIFIDEIDAVGRQRGAGLGGGHDEREQTLNQMLVEMDGFEGNEGIIVIAATNRPDVLDPALLRPGRFDRQVVVGLPDVRGREQILKVHMRRVPLATDIEASVIARGTPGFSGADLANLVNEAALFAARGNKRVVSMVEFEKAKDKIMMGAERRSMVMTESQKESTAYHEAGHAIIGRLVPEHDPVHKVTIIPRGRALGVTFFLPEGDAISASRQKLESQISTLYGGRLAEEIIYGVERVSTGASNDIKVATSIARNMVTQWGFSEKLGPLLYAEEEGEVFLGRSVAKAKHMSDETARIIDQEVKSLVEGNYQRARRILNENMDILHAMKDALMKYETIDAPQIDDLMARREVRPPQGWEDPGSTNNSDSNGTPKAPRPVDEPRTPNPGNTMSEQLGDK; encoded by the coding sequence ATGGCGAAAAACCTAATTCTTTGGTTAGTCATCGCGGTCGTGCTGATGTCTGTATTCCAAAGCTTTGGGCCCAGCGAGTCGAATGGCCGTAGGGTTGACTATTCAACCTTCCTGTCAGAAGTGAACCAGGATCAGGTCCGCGAGGCACGTATTAACGGGCGTGAAATCAACGTTGTCAAAAAAGACAGCAACAAATACACGACTTACATTCCTGTCAACGATCCCAAGTTGCTTGATAACCTGTTGACTAAAAATGTGAAAGTGGTTGGCGAACCGCCAGAAGAACCGAGCCTGTTGGCGTCGATCTTCATCTCATGGTTCCCAATGCTATTGCTTATTGGTGTCTGGATCTTCTTCATGCGCCAGATGCAGGGCGGGGGCGGCAAAGGGGCAATGTCCTTTGGTAAAAGCAAAGCCCGCATGCTGACGGAAGATCAGATCAAGACAACCTTCGCTGATGTTGCCGGTTGCGACGAAGCGAAAGACGAAGTGGCTGAGCTGGTTGAATACCTGCGTGAGCCAAGCCGTTTCCAGAAACTGGGCGGTAAAATTCCGAAAGGCGTTCTGATGGTCGGGCCTCCGGGTACCGGTAAAACGCTGCTGGCGAAAGCCATCGCCGGTGAAGCTAAAGTGCCTTTCTTCACTATCTCCGGTTCTGACTTCGTTGAAATGTTCGTTGGTGTGGGTGCATCCCGTGTTCGCGACATGTTTGAACAAGCCAAGAAAGCCGCGCCTTGCATCATCTTTATCGATGAGATCGATGCAGTCGGTCGTCAGCGTGGCGCTGGTTTAGGCGGTGGTCACGATGAACGTGAGCAGACGCTGAACCAGATGCTGGTTGAGATGGATGGTTTTGAAGGTAATGAAGGCATCATCGTCATCGCCGCGACTAACCGTCCAGACGTACTTGACCCGGCGCTGTTGCGTCCAGGCCGCTTTGACCGTCAGGTTGTTGTAGGCTTGCCAGACGTTCGAGGCCGTGAGCAGATCCTGAAAGTGCATATGCGTCGCGTTCCATTAGCGACCGACATTGAAGCATCCGTTATTGCCCGTGGTACGCCAGGCTTCTCAGGTGCCGATTTGGCTAACCTGGTCAACGAAGCTGCGCTGTTTGCAGCCCGTGGTAACAAACGCGTTGTGTCGATGGTTGAGTTCGAAAAAGCGAAAGACAAGATCATGATGGGTGCGGAACGTCGCTCCATGGTGATGACAGAATCGCAGAAAGAGTCGACGGCCTACCACGAAGCCGGTCACGCGATCATTGGTCGCCTGGTGCCGGAGCATGATCCGGTGCACAAAGTGACCATCATTCCTCGTGGCCGTGCATTAGGTGTGACCTTCTTCCTGCCTGAAGGCGACGCGATCAGCGCCAGCCGTCAGAAACTGGAAAGTCAGATTTCTACCCTTTACGGTGGCCGTCTGGCAGAAGAGATCATCTACGGTGTTGAGCGTGTTTCTACCGGTGCTTCTAACGACATCAAGGTAGCCACCTCAATAGCGCGTAACATGGTAACGCAATGGGGCTTCTCAGAGAAACTGGGCCCGCTGCTGTATGCTGAAGAAGAGGGTGAAGTATTCCTCGGTCGTTCAGTGGCTAAAGCGAAGCACATGTCTGATGAGACCGCGCGTATCATTGACCAGGAAGTGAAATCACTGGTTGAAGGTAACTATCAACGTGCACGTCGTATTCTGAACGAAAACATGGACATTCTTCACGCGATGAAAGATGCGCTGATGAAGTATGAAACCATTGATGCTCCACAGATCGATGACCTGATGGCACGCCGTGAAGTGCGTCCACCACAGGGTTGGGAAGATCCGGGCAGCACCAATAATTCTGACAGCAACGGTACGCCTAAGGCGCCGCGCCCGGTTGATGAACCGCGCACGCCTAATCCTGGTAACACCATGTCAGAGCAGCTGGGCGACAAGTAA
- the rlmE gene encoding 23S rRNA (uridine(2552)-2'-O)-methyltransferase RlmE, whose protein sequence is MTGKKRSASSSRWLQEHFSDKYVLQAQKKGLRSRAWFKLDEIQQGDKLFKLGMTVVDLGAAPGGWSQYVVTQIGSKGRVIGCDILPMDPIAGVDFLQGDFRDELVMKALLERVGDNKVQVVMSDMAPNMTGTPAVDIPRAMYLVELALEMCRDVLAPGGSFLVKVFQGDGFEDYLREIRSLFTKVKIRKPDASRSRSREVYIVATGRKL, encoded by the coding sequence ATGACTGGTAAAAAGCGTTCGGCCAGTTCCAGCCGCTGGCTGCAGGAACACTTTAGCGATAAATATGTGCTTCAGGCACAGAAAAAAGGGCTGCGTTCTCGCGCCTGGTTTAAACTCGATGAAATACAGCAAGGTGACAAGCTGTTCAAACTTGGCATGACCGTCGTCGATCTGGGTGCTGCACCCGGAGGTTGGTCTCAATATGTGGTAACGCAGATTGGGTCAAAAGGCCGTGTTATTGGTTGTGATATCCTGCCGATGGATCCTATCGCCGGTGTCGATTTCCTCCAGGGCGATTTTCGTGATGAACTGGTCATGAAAGCGTTGCTGGAACGAGTAGGTGACAACAAAGTACAGGTTGTGATGTCCGATATGGCTCCCAACATGACAGGAACGCCAGCAGTTGATATTCCACGTGCAATGTATTTAGTTGAGCTTGCACTGGAAATGTGTCGTGATGTATTGGCACCTGGCGGCAGTTTTTTAGTAAAAGTGTTTCAGGGAGATGGCTTTGAAGATTACCTCCGGGAAATTCGCTCCCTGTTTACGAAAGTAAAAATTCGTAAGCCGGACGCTTCGCGCTCTCGTTCGCGTGAAGTGTACATTGTAGCGACAGGGCGCAAACTATAG
- the yhbY gene encoding ribosome assembly RNA-binding protein YhbY — MNLSTKQKQHLKGLAHPLKPVVMLGNNGLTEGVLAEIEQALEHHELIKVKIATEDRETKALVVEAIVRETKAANVQVIGKMLVLYRPTKERKISLPR, encoded by the coding sequence ATGAATCTGAGTACCAAACAAAAACAGCACCTGAAAGGACTGGCCCATCCGCTGAAGCCCGTTGTCATGCTGGGCAACAATGGTTTGACCGAAGGGGTGCTAGCCGAGATCGAACAAGCACTGGAGCACCACGAGCTCATCAAAGTGAAAATCGCCACGGAAGACCGTGAAACGAAAGCACTGGTTGTTGAGGCTATCGTGCGCGAAACCAAAGCAGCAAACGTGCAGGTTATCGGCAAGATGCTGGTACTGTACCGTCCAACGAAGGAACGCAAGATCTCCCTTCCGCGCTGA
- the greA gene encoding transcription elongation factor GreA has protein sequence MNQIPMTLRGADKLREELEELKTIKRPRIIASIADAREHGDLKENAEYHAAREEQGFCEGRIQEIEAKLSNAQVIDVTKMNANGRVIFGSTVKVLNLDTDEESTYRIVGDDEADFKQNLISVNSPMARGLIGKEVDDVTIVKTPGGDVEYEILKIEYL, from the coding sequence ATGAATCAGATTCCGATGACGTTAAGGGGCGCGGACAAACTGCGCGAAGAGCTGGAAGAGCTGAAAACCATTAAACGCCCCCGAATTATTGCCTCAATTGCAGACGCACGTGAGCACGGCGATTTAAAAGAAAACGCTGAGTATCACGCAGCGCGCGAAGAGCAGGGCTTCTGTGAAGGTCGTATCCAGGAGATCGAGGCAAAACTGTCTAATGCTCAGGTAATCGACGTCACCAAAATGAACGCGAACGGTCGGGTGATCTTCGGTTCAACCGTCAAGGTATTGAACCTGGATACTGACGAAGAGTCGACTTATCGCATCGTGGGCGATGATGAGGCTGATTTTAAGCAAAATCTGATTTCTGTGAACTCGCCAATGGCGCGCGGCCTGATTGGCAAAGAAGTTGATGATGTGACGATCGTGAAAACACCCGGCGGCGACGTCGAGTATGAGATTTTGAAGATAGAATATCTCTGA
- the dacB gene encoding serine-type D-Ala-D-Ala carboxypeptidase produces MRFSRIVTGLACAFMLNAHAASVEDYTQYLPDGANLALIVQKIGATTPSIDYHSKQMALPASTMKVLTALAALLQLGPDYRFHTQLESKGTINDGTLQGDLVARFGGDPTLTRQDLRNMVTTLKKQGVKHIQGNLVIDTSVFASHDEAPGWPWNDLTQCFSAPPAAAIVDRNCFSVSLYSAPNPGDKAFIRVASYYPVSMFSQVRTLAKGSPDAQYCELDVVPGELNRFTLTGCMTQRAEPLPLAFAIQDGASYAGALLKAELQAADIDYSGHLLRQTQVTQPANVLAETQSAPLHDLLKIMLKKSDNMIADTVFRTIGHERFGVPGTWRAGSDAVRQILRQKANVDLGNSIQVDGSGLSRHDLISPATMMQALQYIAQNDQQLNFISMLPLAGYDGTLRYRGGLHEAGVDGKVSAKTGSLQGVYNLAGFMTTASGQRVAFVQYLSGYAVPPEDQRQRRIPLVRFESRLYKDVYQNN; encoded by the coding sequence ATGCGATTTTCACGAATTGTTACCGGTTTAGCCTGCGCATTTATGCTGAATGCCCACGCTGCTTCGGTTGAAGACTACACCCAATATTTACCTGATGGCGCAAACCTGGCGCTGATTGTGCAGAAAATAGGCGCAACCACGCCTTCAATTGACTACCACAGTAAACAGATGGCGCTGCCGGCCAGTACGATGAAAGTGTTGACCGCCCTGGCGGCGCTGCTTCAGCTTGGCCCGGACTACCGTTTTCATACGCAACTGGAAAGCAAAGGCACCATTAATGATGGCACGCTGCAAGGCGATCTGGTGGCCCGTTTTGGTGGCGATCCGACGCTGACGCGTCAGGACTTGCGCAATATGGTCACCACGCTGAAAAAGCAGGGTGTGAAGCATATTCAGGGCAATTTGGTGATTGATACGTCGGTATTTGCCAGCCACGACGAAGCCCCAGGCTGGCCGTGGAATGACCTGACGCAGTGCTTTAGTGCGCCGCCAGCCGCTGCCATTGTTGACCGTAACTGCTTCTCGGTATCGCTCTACAGCGCACCGAATCCAGGTGACAAGGCGTTTATCCGCGTGGCCTCCTATTATCCGGTCAGTATGTTTAGCCAGGTGCGAACGCTGGCGAAAGGCTCGCCGGACGCACAGTATTGTGAGCTGGATGTGGTGCCAGGCGAATTAAACCGCTTCACCCTGACCGGATGTATGACCCAGCGTGCCGAACCCTTGCCGCTGGCCTTTGCTATTCAGGATGGCGCTAGCTATGCCGGTGCCCTGTTAAAAGCGGAGTTGCAGGCAGCCGATATCGATTATTCCGGCCATTTACTGCGTCAGACTCAGGTCACGCAGCCAGCTAACGTGCTGGCAGAAACACAGTCTGCACCCTTACACGATCTGCTGAAGATCATGCTGAAGAAGTCGGACAATATGATTGCCGATACCGTGTTCCGCACCATTGGACATGAGCGATTTGGCGTCCCTGGCACCTGGCGCGCCGGCTCTGATGCCGTGCGTCAGATACTGAGGCAAAAGGCGAATGTCGATCTGGGCAACAGCATTCAGGTAGACGGTTCGGGGCTTTCACGGCACGATTTGATTTCCCCGGCGACCATGATGCAAGCGTTACAATACATTGCACAAAATGATCAACAGCTGAATTTCATTTCCATGTTGCCTCTCGCAGGCTACGACGGAACGTTACGCTATCGTGGTGGTCTTCATGAAGCAGGCGTCGACGGAAAGGTATCAGCCAAGACCGGTTCATTGCAGGGTGTGTATAACCTTGCTGGCTTTATGACGACAGCCAGCGGGCAGCGCGTGGCATTCGTCCAGTATCTTTCTGGCTATGCCGTTCCGCCGGAAGATCAGCGCCAGCGACGTATTCCGCTGGTCCGCTTTGAGAGCCGGCTTTATAAGGATGTTTACCAAAATAACTGA
- the pmrA gene encoding two-component system response regulator PmrA codes for MKLLVVEDDALLLGGLVQALTTEGYAVDAAKNGAEACALLQSGQYSLIVLDLGLPDRDGRQLLRQWRKETIDLPVLILTARDALEDRVDGLDAGADDYLVKPFALAELKARVRALIRRYQGRSDNLLQQGDLSLNLSSQQVYIDNQPVELTPKEFALLTRLLMRISQTVHRETLQQDLYSWQDDTGSNTLEVHIHNLRRKLGKDRIKTVRGVGYRLEERT; via the coding sequence ATGAAACTACTGGTTGTTGAAGATGATGCTTTGCTGTTGGGCGGACTGGTTCAGGCGCTGACGACTGAAGGGTATGCGGTGGATGCGGCTAAGAATGGCGCTGAAGCCTGTGCTCTGCTGCAAAGCGGCCAGTACAGCCTGATTGTTCTCGATCTTGGGTTGCCGGATCGGGACGGCAGGCAGCTGCTGCGGCAGTGGCGTAAAGAGACTATCGATCTGCCGGTGCTGATCCTCACTGCCCGTGATGCCTTAGAGGATCGGGTTGATGGACTGGATGCCGGTGCCGATGATTATCTGGTTAAACCCTTCGCGCTGGCCGAATTGAAGGCCAGAGTTCGGGCTTTGATTCGCCGTTATCAGGGTCGCAGCGATAACCTGCTGCAACAGGGCGATCTCTCCCTTAACCTGTCTTCTCAGCAAGTTTATATAGACAATCAGCCTGTTGAGCTGACGCCGAAAGAGTTTGCGCTGCTGACGCGTCTATTGATGCGCATCAGTCAGACGGTGCATCGTGAAACGCTGCAACAAGATCTTTATAGCTGGCAGGATGATACCGGCTCTAACACGCTTGAGGTGCATATTCACAACTTGCGCCGCAAGCTGGGCAAAGACCGCATCAAGACGGTGCGTGGCGTAGGATATCGTCTGGAAGAACGCACTTGA